The sequence AAGCTCTTCCGCGATGCAAACGACAGCATTGTCTTCTGCGCGCCCGAGCAAACCGACCTGGACGCGCTGGAATGCGAAGCGTACCGCATTGCCGAGCAGGAAAACCTCATCGGCTCGGAGAGTGAACTCGCGCTGGCCCTTCGCTTCATCGAGGACAAGAATACGCTCTATGGCTCGAATGATGACACCGGCATCATTCCTGAATCGCTGCAACGCATGATCACGGCGATCATCGAGAACATCGACGCGGAAGATCGTCAGGAATGCACCGGCAACACGTCGGCCTTCCGCGTGCGCTGACCCGGCGCCCGCAAGCGCAGGACCGGCGGCGGCCCCACGCGCGCACTGCCGGTCGTGCGGCCCCCTCACCTTGTATCCCTTGCAGCCCCGATCTCATGCGTTTTCTTACGACCACGGTCCTTGCGACCTGCCTTTTCCTCCTGAGCGTTGCTCCAGCCCACAGCCAGAATCCGCGCCGCACCGAACGAGCCTTCGTTTCGTCGATCGCGGCCCTCGGCATGGGCGACGTGGGCGTGGCCTTGCCCCACCCCATGTCCGGATTTTTCTACAACCCGGCCCACCTTCCCCACACCCCGTCGGCCACGCGCGTTCTGGGCCTGCAAGGCACGCTCAGCGATCAGGTGCGGGAACAGTCCTCGTTTTTTGACGACCGCCTGGAGCCCGCGATAGAACAGGGCCTGGACAACATTCCCGACGAGCAGCTCGAAACGCTCTACAACGATGCGCTCGCAATCACCGGGACGCCCTCCCAGGGCAGCGTCGGGCTCTTGCTCCCGGCTTTTACGCGCAATCTGGGCGGCGTGGTGGGCATTGGCGGCGGCCTGTACGCCCAAACGGATGCGAGCTTTCGCCTCTACAATGCCGGATTGGGCGTTCCACAGGTGAGCCTCATCAACCGCAACGACTTTATCGCTGTCGCTTCGGCCGGTGTTCAACTCCCTGCAGGAATCTCGGGCGGCGCCACCGTCAAATACACCAAGCGATACCTCTCGTTCAAAGACAAACCGCTTGACACCTTTACGTCCGATGAACAGGTCGTGCTCTTAGAGGGCACCAACCTGGGCATTGATGTAGGCGGGCTGTACGAGGTCAACTTCCTCCCGCTGCCGGGCCGCCTCACCGTTGGCATGACCGTGTACGACCTCCTGCACACCGGCTACAACTACGACGTCTATGGTACGCCGGCCGACATTCCCATCGTGGGAAGCTTCATCGACGCCTCCGGCAGCATCAGCGCGGAACGCGTTGCGGCCGAGGTAGCGCTCGCACAGGCGCGCTTCAACCTGGAACAGTCATACCGCATCGGGGCGGGCTATCAGCTGGATCGGCTGGGGCCCTTTTCCGACATTGCCTTTGGCGCCGACTACATCGGGTACGGAAGCCCGCAGGTCGATCAAACCTTCCTGGCGCACCTCCACCTCGGCGCCCGCGCCCATCTGACCCGCTTCTTGGCCCTGCGCACGGGTATCAGCCAGGGCTACCCCTCCGTGGGCGCCGGGCTGCACCTCGGCGTCTTTCACGTCAACTATGCGTTGCACGCCGTGGAGCAAGGCCGCACCCCCGGGCAGGTGAGCAGCTACATTCACGCGCTGCGGTTTGCCTTCGAGTTGTAGCTTGTGGGGAAAGGCCCCACACCATGATGCGCATTTTCCGCGAGGGGCCGGCCTGTGCTTGATGGCACACGCCGGCCCCTTTCGTCATTAAACTGGTGGTGTTCGCAGCCTACGTTCCTCAACCCGTCATGCGTTATGCCGTCCATCCATCGCGTTCTCTTTGCCACCGACTTCTCCACTACGGCCAATCGTGCATTGCCGTATGCGCTGGATATTGCCCAGCGCTTCGAGGCCACCCTGCACGTGTTGTATGCCGAGGTGCTCTACGAGGACCCATTCTCCAGCCAAAACCAGCCGCATCCGGCGGCAACAGTCGAACAAGTACGCACGGAGTTGCAGAAGCGCACCGATGGCACCTCCCTTGGCGAGCGGCTGGCCGCGCTAGAGGTTGTGGAAGCCGTGGAACGTGACGTGGCCGCCGGGCCCGCCATCCTTCGGTATGCGGATGCCCAGAACATGGATCTGATTGTGATGGGTACCCACGGGCGCCGGGGCCTCCGCCACGTTCTGCTGGGGAGCGTTGCGGAAGAAGTGGTGCGGCGCGCACCGTGCGAGACGTTAACCGTACGGGCCACCGATACCGATGAGCCGCCGCACGCACTGCCGTCCGTTCAGCGGCTGCTCGTTCCGGTCGACTTCTCCGAGCACGCGCGCGCAGCCCTCACCGCGGCCCGCCACTGGGCCGACACCTACGGCGCCACGCTCGATGTGCTTTTTGTGATGGAGGAACCGTTGCACCCCGCCTTTTATGTGGGCGGCGTGAGCTCGGTGTACGACATCGATCCGCATCTGGACGACAAGGCCGATGCACAACTTGAGACGTTTATCACGGAGACGAAGGGGCCGCGCGTTCCCGTAAAGGCCCACGTGCGCACCGGACGCGCCGCGAAGGGCATCGCCGAGGCCGCCAACGAATTTGGCAGCGACCTCGTGGTGATGTCAACCCACGGCCTAACCGGACTGGAGCACCTGCTGCTTGGCAGCGTGACCGAACAGGTGGTGCGCACCGTAGAAGCGCCCGTCCTCACGGTGCCCGCGTTCCCCGAACGCTACCTGCCCGATGCAGCGCCCGCGGAAGATGAGGACGCACAGCAAGCACCCGAAGCTTGAGAAACATGCGTCTGCGTGTGGCGGTTGGCAACCTCTGAGCTTCACTCCACCAGAGACGCCACCGCCATGCGCGTCCGCTTGCCCGACACGCTCGCTTTCCTACCGGCCGTCCTGCTCCTCCTGTGGAGTTTTTGGGATACGGCCCCCGCGGCGGCCCAGGAGCTGAACTGCTCGGTGAGCATTAACTACTCGCAGCTCGACGGCTCGCAGTACACGTACCTCGACAACCTGGAGCGCCGGGTGCAGCGCTTTCTTAACGAACGCAGCTGGACGGAGGATACTTTTCAGCCCTTTGAGCGCATCGACTGCAGCTTCCAGATTCTGATGCAGGAGGCCGTGAGCTTGACCGAGTTTCGGGCGCGGCTCACCGTCGCTTCTACCCGGCCCATCTACAACACCGCCCAGCGGACGCCGGTGTTGCGCGTGAGCGATACGCAGTGGACCTTCGAGTACACGCGCGGCACGCCGCTCATTGACACGCCCGGGCAGTACGACCCCATCACGTCCATCTTGAGCTTCTACGCGTACATCGTGCTGGGCTACGACTACGACACGTTCAGCGCCCTCGGCGGCACGCGATTTTTCGAGAAGGCCCGCGATATTGGCGAGGAGGCACGGTCGGCCGGGGCGTCGGGCTGGTCGTCTCTTGCAGGCGCCCAGAGCCGCATGGAGCTCATCGACGAGCTGCTGAGTGCGCGCTTCGAGCCGCTGCGCCAGGCGCTGTTCCGCTACCACCTGCAGGGCCTCGACCGCTTTGTGACCGATACGCAGCAGGCCCGCACCGACATCCTGAACGCGCTGCGCGCCATCGAGCAGGTCAGCCAGCAAACCTCCAGGGCGTATGCACTCGATCTCTTTTTTGCCGCCAAGTACGACGAGCTAACCGCCGTCTTTCGAGACTCGGGGCTCGCGCAATCGGCGTACGGCATCCTCACACAGATCGACCCGGCCCATACCTCCACCTACAGCGCACTGGTTGGTGGCTAACCGCGGCCCGATGGTGCCGACGGCCCATCAGGTGCGCTGCGCCATTGCAATGGCGCGGGCTTCGTCTCGCAGGTCGCTTAGTGCCTCGCCCGGATGCGCCGCCCGCATGAAGTGCTCGCCGATGAGCACCGCGTTGATGCCCGCCTGGCGCAAGCGCACCAGCGTCTCGGGGTCGCTCAGCCCGCTCTCTGACACGCGGCCCACGTGGCGCGGCACCTCTGCAAACATGCGCAGCGAGTGGTCGATGTCGACGTCAAAAGTCTTCAGGTCGCGGTTATTAATCCCAAGCAGCTGTATCTGATCAAAGTCGATGCGCGCGAGATCATCGAACGTATACGCCTCCACGAGGCATTGCAGGCCCAGCTCGGTAGCCTCTGCATGCAGGTCGTAGAGCTGCCCGGCGCTGAGAGCCGTAGCGATGAGGAGCACCGCATCGGCCCCAACGGCGCGGGCCTCGTGAAGCTGGTACCGGTCGACGATAAAGTCCTTGCGCAGAAGCGGTACATCGGTGACGTGCGCACGAATCCAGGCCATGTTTTGCAGCGAGCCCTGAAAGTGCGTCGGCTCGGTGAGCACGCTGATGGCATGCGCGTCGTGCGCGGCGTACTGCTGCGCGATCTGGGCCGGACGGAAATCGGACCGGATGACGCCCTTCGAGGGCGATGCTTTTTTCACCTCGGCAATGAACGACATGCCCGACTGCTGCAGGGCCTCCACAAGCGAGAGCGGCTCCCGGTCGGCATACAGCGGGCGCTGCTTTAGCGCCTCGATGGGCGTGTCTTTCTTGCGCTGCGCGATGAGCGTGCGCGTGTCGTCAAGGATTTGGTCGAGGATGCTCATAGGGAGCGGTCACAAAAGAAAACAGATGGATGCGCTTGGCGCGCCGGCTACGCGGAGGGCGCCGCCTGTGAGGCGTCGATGAGCGTGTGCAGGGTTTGGAGGGCCGCTCCGCTGTCGATGCTTTCGCGGGCGGCGGCGAGGGCCTCGTCAAGCGTATCAAACCGGTCGCTTACGTGCAGCGCATAGCCGGCGTTGAGCACGGCGATGTCGCGGCGCGCGCTCTGGTCCTCACCCGCTAGGATGGCCCGCAGGATTTTTGCATTTGTCTGGGCATCGCCGCCCTTCAGCTCCTGCAGCGGCGCCCGCTTCAGGTCGTGCGTTTCGGGGGTTACCTGGCGGCTGCGGGCCACCGGGGCCTCCTCGGCCGCATCGTACTCGTAGAGCGTCGTGGCATCGGCAATGGACAGCTCGTCGAGGCCGTCGCGGCTGTGCAGCGTCACCACGTGCTCGGCATCAAGCTGCCCCAAAATCCGCACCATGCGCTGGGCGGTCTCGTCGTTAAACGCCCCCACCAACTGACGCGTCACGCCGGCCGGGTTGCACAGCGGCCCCAAAATGTTGAAGAACGTCCGCAGGCCCAGCGCCTTTCGCACCGGCATCACGTGCTTCATGGCCGGGTGGAAGTAGGGGGCAAACAGAAAGGCAATGCCCGCTTCGCGCAAGCAGTGCTCGACGCCCGCTTTCCCCAGGGCAATGTTAACCCCCAGGACTTCGAGCACGTCGGCCGAGCCCGATTTTGAGGAGACGGAGCGGTTGCCGTGCTTCGCCACGGTCACCCCAGCGCCTGCAGCAATGAGCGAGGCGGTGGTGGAGATGTTGAAGGTGCTCGGCCCGTCGCCGCCCGTGCCGCAGAGGTCCACCGCGTGCGGGTCGTCGCAGTCAACCGACACGGCAAACGCGCGCATCACCGACGTGAAGCCAACCAGCTCGTCCAGCGTCTCGCCGCGCGTGCGCAGCCCCATGAGGAGCGCCGCGCTGTGCTCGGGCAACGCCTCGCCCGTCATCATCTGCCGCATCACATCCTCGGCTTCGGCGCGGGTGAGCGCTTGGCCGCTGGCAATCGTTTCGAGGTACTCAGTCACAACGGAAGGGAAAAATCGGTAGAACTACGAAGGGGAGCCGGGCTCAAAGATGAGCGTCGCGGGCCCCGAGTCTTTGGTATCGGACGCGGCGGCGGGCGTTGTATCAGACGCGGGCGACGGCTCGGGCAGTGCAATGTCGTCGAGCGCATGATCGCCCAGGGGCTTGAGCTGTTCCA comes from Salisaeta longa DSM 21114 and encodes:
- a CDS encoding universal stress protein — encoded protein: MPSIHRVLFATDFSTTANRALPYALDIAQRFEATLHVLYAEVLYEDPFSSQNQPHPAATVEQVRTELQKRTDGTSLGERLAALEVVEAVERDVAAGPAILRYADAQNMDLIVMGTHGRRGLRHVLLGSVAEEVVRRAPCETLTVRATDTDEPPHALPSVQRLLVPVDFSEHARAALTAARHWADTYGATLDVLFVMEEPLHPAFYVGGVSSVYDIDPHLDDKADAQLETFITETKGPRVPVKAHVRTGRAAKGIAEAANEFGSDLVVMSTHGLTGLEHLLLGSVTEQVVRTVEAPVLTVPAFPERYLPDAAPAEDEDAQQAPEA
- the porD gene encoding type IX secretion system protein PorD; amino-acid sequence: MRVRLPDTLAFLPAVLLLLWSFWDTAPAAAQELNCSVSINYSQLDGSQYTYLDNLERRVQRFLNERSWTEDTFQPFERIDCSFQILMQEAVSLTEFRARLTVASTRPIYNTAQRTPVLRVSDTQWTFEYTRGTPLIDTPGQYDPITSILSFYAYIVLGYDYDTFSALGGTRFFEKARDIGEEARSAGASGWSSLAGAQSRMELIDELLSARFEPLRQALFRYHLQGLDRFVTDTQQARTDILNALRAIEQVSQQTSRAYALDLFFAAKYDELTAVFRDSGLAQSAYGILTQIDPAHTSTYSALVGG
- the trpC gene encoding indole-3-glycerol phosphate synthase TrpC; the protein is MSILDQILDDTRTLIAQRKKDTPIEALKQRPLYADREPLSLVEALQQSGMSFIAEVKKASPSKGVIRSDFRPAQIAQQYAAHDAHAISVLTEPTHFQGSLQNMAWIRAHVTDVPLLRKDFIVDRYQLHEARAVGADAVLLIATALSAGQLYDLHAEATELGLQCLVEAYTFDDLARIDFDQIQLLGINNRDLKTFDVDIDHSLRMFAEVPRHVGRVSESGLSDPETLVRLRQAGINAVLIGEHFMRAAHPGEALSDLRDEARAIAMAQRT
- the trpD gene encoding anthranilate phosphoribosyltransferase, translating into MTEYLETIASGQALTRAEAEDVMRQMMTGEALPEHSAALLMGLRTRGETLDELVGFTSVMRAFAVSVDCDDPHAVDLCGTGGDGPSTFNISTTASLIAAGAGVTVAKHGNRSVSSKSGSADVLEVLGVNIALGKAGVEHCLREAGIAFLFAPYFHPAMKHVMPVRKALGLRTFFNILGPLCNPAGVTRQLVGAFNDETAQRMVRILGQLDAEHVVTLHSRDGLDELSIADATTLYEYDAAEEAPVARSRQVTPETHDLKRAPLQELKGGDAQTNAKILRAILAGEDQSARRDIAVLNAGYALHVSDRFDTLDEALAAARESIDSGAALQTLHTLIDASQAAPSA